A single genomic interval of Microbulbifer variabilis harbors:
- the rfbA gene encoding glucose-1-phosphate thymidylyltransferase RfbA, with translation MAETDTERRGIILAGGTGTRLYPLTKGISKQLMPVYDKPMIYYPLTTLMLAGIRKILIITTPQDQSLFRGLLGTGSQWGINLSYAKQFSPNGLAEAFIIGQDHIESSPCALILGDNIFYAHQFSELLKRANSRIQGATIFGYRIADPSAYGVAEFNKNGKVISVEEKPNKPKSNYAITGLYLYDNNVCDLVREIRPSDRGELEITDLNKIYLERGELSLELMGRGSAWLDTGTHDNLLAAAHFVQTIERRQGLKIACPEEVAFRKGFISLDELEVQAKLFMKSGYGEYLMRILNDAQRDHNFV, from the coding sequence ATGGCTGAAACTGATACCGAACGAAGGGGAATTATTCTGGCTGGTGGTACTGGTACCCGTCTGTATCCATTAACAAAAGGTATCAGCAAGCAATTAATGCCAGTATATGACAAGCCCATGATTTACTATCCGCTAACAACTTTAATGTTGGCTGGAATACGAAAAATATTAATTATAACTACCCCCCAAGATCAAAGTTTGTTTAGGGGACTTTTGGGTACTGGATCTCAGTGGGGAATTAATCTAAGTTACGCCAAGCAATTTTCACCAAATGGTTTGGCTGAAGCATTTATAATTGGACAGGATCATATAGAGAGCAGTCCCTGCGCGCTAATTCTTGGAGATAATATTTTTTATGCTCATCAATTTAGTGAACTTTTAAAGAGAGCTAATTCAAGAATTCAAGGAGCAACAATCTTTGGGTATAGGATTGCGGACCCAAGCGCATATGGAGTTGCTGAATTCAATAAAAATGGAAAAGTTATAAGTGTTGAGGAAAAACCAAATAAACCCAAATCAAATTATGCTATTACTGGATTATACTTGTATGACAATAATGTTTGCGATTTAGTCAGAGAGATCAGGCCAAGTGATCGTGGAGAGTTGGAGATTACGGATCTCAATAAAATATACCTTGAAAGAGGTGAACTTAGTCTAGAGTTAATGGGCCGCGGTTCTGCATGGTTAGATACTGGAACGCATGATAATTTGCTCGCAGCGGCACACTTCGTACAAACAATTGAACGTCGTCAGGGATTAAAAATTGCATGCCCTGAAGAGGTCGCATTTCGTAAAGGTTTTATCTCACTTGATGAGCTTGAAGTTCAAGCTAAATTATTTATGAAAAGTGGATATGGTGAATATTTGATGCGTATCTTGAATGACGCACAAAGAGATCATAATTTCGTATAA
- a CDS encoding polysaccharide biosynthesis/export family protein, whose amino-acid sequence MIPINRVKKNILSLIITLLIILGHGLAFALETQLVDGIDSQPTPKNEIPIFGQSLFQGTFKDQPFNGFNPDYRITVGDQINLQLWGAYSFSATLTVDPKGNIFVPEVGPVHVAGVQNGDLNNFVLRHVKRVFKNNVQAYANLEASQPVKVFVTGYVNNPGLFNGFSSDSILYYLDSAEGISSQSGSFVDIKIIRRDKIIQEINLYSFIVDGIMPAVQLRNGDVIVVGGKKGFVTVKGAVQQSAQLEFIGPYTQLGEMLLVIKPDPLANFARITQVVDGVKQASYQPLTNAMTTRLYPGAIVELVRDNDIHSISVIVSGELDGPATYVLPYGATLEMLMTKLKFRENADQNSIQLYRKSVAEKQQVALDRSLDALQMEVLTRQPKTDLEKDAQKDNALMIQNFIKKARRVIPKGQVVIANNPDAGKMLLEDGDEITVPLKTSTISIVGEVIFPTSLVYHKKYTLEDYIELAGGFANNANRNELIILHLDGTITRVHDRDFDNKLGNRLRPGDEIMVMPKINSSELQVTKDVTEILYRIAVGTAAILSF is encoded by the coding sequence ATGATACCTATTAATAGAGTAAAGAAAAATATTTTATCCCTGATAATAACTTTACTGATCATTTTGGGTCATGGGTTGGCTTTTGCATTAGAAACCCAGTTAGTAGATGGTATAGATTCTCAGCCCACACCAAAAAATGAGATACCAATTTTTGGTCAATCTTTATTTCAGGGAACATTTAAGGACCAGCCATTCAATGGTTTCAACCCGGACTACAGAATCACGGTTGGGGATCAGATTAATCTTCAATTATGGGGCGCTTATAGTTTTAGCGCAACTTTAACTGTTGATCCAAAAGGAAACATTTTTGTACCAGAAGTAGGACCGGTTCATGTAGCTGGAGTACAAAATGGCGACTTAAATAATTTTGTGTTACGCCATGTGAAGCGTGTTTTTAAAAATAATGTACAAGCCTATGCGAACTTGGAAGCAAGTCAGCCGGTTAAAGTGTTTGTGACAGGGTATGTAAATAATCCTGGTTTATTCAATGGTTTTAGTTCGGATTCAATTCTGTATTATTTGGATAGTGCTGAAGGAATAAGTTCACAAAGTGGTAGTTTTGTCGATATAAAGATAATTCGAAGGGACAAAATAATACAGGAAATAAATTTATATAGTTTTATTGTAGATGGGATAATGCCTGCCGTACAGCTGCGAAATGGTGATGTAATAGTAGTTGGTGGAAAAAAAGGATTTGTTACGGTTAAAGGTGCAGTTCAACAGTCGGCTCAACTAGAATTTATCGGTCCTTATACACAATTAGGAGAGATGTTATTAGTTATTAAGCCAGATCCTCTTGCAAATTTTGCTCGTATTACTCAGGTAGTTGATGGAGTCAAACAAGCAAGTTACCAACCCTTAACTAATGCAATGACAACACGCCTTTACCCAGGCGCAATTGTAGAACTAGTCCGCGATAATGATATTCATTCGATTTCAGTAATTGTTTCTGGTGAATTAGATGGCCCCGCTACTTATGTGCTTCCATATGGCGCAACACTTGAAATGTTGATGACAAAATTAAAATTTCGTGAAAATGCTGATCAAAATTCTATTCAGTTATATCGAAAAAGTGTTGCTGAAAAACAACAGGTTGCATTGGATAGATCACTAGATGCTTTACAAATGGAAGTTTTAACTCGTCAACCGAAAACTGATCTTGAAAAAGATGCTCAGAAAGATAACGCTTTAATGATTCAAAATTTCATAAAAAAAGCTCGAAGAGTCATTCCAAAAGGGCAGGTAGTAATTGCTAATAACCCAGATGCTGGAAAAATGTTACTTGAAGATGGTGATGAAATAACTGTACCTCTGAAAACATCAACCATATCTATAGTTGGGGAGGTAATTTTTCCAACTTCACTTGTGTATCATAAAAAATATACATTAGAAGATTATATCGAATTAGCAGGTGGATTTGCCAATAATGCAAACCGTAACGAACTGATTATTTTACATTTAGACGGGACGATAACACGAGTTCATGATAGAGACTTTGATAATAAACTTGGAAATAGATTACGTCCTGGGGATGAAATAATGGTAATGCCAAAAATTAATTCAAGTGAACTACAGGTAACTAAAGATGTAACGGAAATTTTATATCGTATAGCAGTTGGGACTGCGGCCATACTATCATTCTGA